The Schizosaccharomyces pombe strain 972h- genome assembly, chromosome: I genome contains a region encoding:
- the aru1 gene encoding arginase Aru1 — protein MSPHKISDNHRHLMLSRFMMGNGVSIINMPFSGGQPKDGAELAPEMVEKAGLVDDLEHLGYDVKLIQNPEFKSRPSKEGPNQALMKNPLYVSNVTRQVRDAVQRELEQQRVVVNIGGDHSLAIGTVEGVQAVYDDACVLWIDAHADINTPESSPSKNLHGCPLSFSLGYAEPLPEEFAWTKRVIEERRLAFIGLRDLDPMERAFLRERNIAAYTMHHVDKYGIGRVVEMAMEHINPGKRRPVHLSFDVDACDPIVAPATGTRVPGGLTFREAMYICEAVAESGTLVAVDVMEVNPLLGNEEEAKTTVDLARSIVRTSLGQTLL, from the coding sequence atgtctcCTCATAAAATTAGTGATAACCACCGTCATTTGATGTTAAGTAGATTTATGATGGGAAATGGTGTTTCCATCATAAACATGCCTTTCTCTGGTGGCCAGCCCAAGGACGGTGCAGAGTTGGCTCCCGAAATGGTTGAAAAGGCTGGCCTTGTGGATGATTTGGAACACCTTGGATACGATGTCAAGCTCATCCAAAACCCCGAATTTAAAAGTCGTCCTTCCAAGGAGGGTCCCAACCAGGctttaatgaaaaaccCTTTATACGTTAGCAATGTTACTCGTCAAGTTCGTGATGCTGTCCAACGTGAATTAGAACAGCAAAGAGTTGTTGTCAACATTGGCGGTGATCATTCTCTTGCCATTGGTACTGTGGAGGGTGTGCAGGCCGTTTATGATGATGCCTGTGTCTTGTGGATTGACGCTCACGCTGACATTAACACTCCTGAATCTTCTCCTTCTAAAAATCTTCATGGTTGCCCCTTGTCATTTTCTTTAGGATACGCCGAGCCTCTCCCTGAAGAGTTTGCTTGGACCAAGAGAGTTATTGAAGAGCGTCGTCTGGCTTTTATTGGATTGCGTGATTTAGATCCTATGGAGCGCGCTTTTCTTCGTGAGCGTAACATAGCCGCTTATACCATGCACCACGTCGACAAATACGGAATTGGCCGTGTCGTTGAGATGGCGATGGAGCACATCAATCCTGGTAAGAGACGACCTGTCCATCTTTCCTTCGATGTTGACGCTTGCGATCCCATCGTTGCCCCAGCCACTGGTACCCGTGTTCCAGGCGGTTTGACTTTCCGTGAGGCAATGTACATCTGCGAAGCTGTAGCTGAATCCGGTACATTGGTTGCTGTTGATGTTATGGAGGTTAATCCACTACTTGGTAATGAAGAGGAGGCCAAGACTACGGTGGACTTGGCCCGCTCTATCGTTCGTACTAGTCTTGGTCAAACTTTACtttaa